The following DNA comes from Acholeplasma equirhinis.
ACTATTTAGCATATGATTTTTTAGGTTCACATTTGAATAAAAATGAGCAGGGTGAAGTTGTATCAACAACATTCACAGTTTATGCACCAAACGCTAAAGAAGTTAGACTCATCTCAAGTGATAATAACTTTGAAGGTTGGAAACATGTTTTAACTAAAATTCACCCTCAAGGTATATGGTCAATCACGATTCCAAGAAATTTAGAATGGGTAACATACCGATATGAAATTCATTTAAATAACGGAAAAGTACTTTACAAATCGGATCCATTTGCTTATTTTGCAGAAGAAAGACCTGCAAATGCATCTAAAGTATATGATATCGATGGATATCAATGGCATGATCAGGATTGGTTTAGGTTAAAGAAAAAAGTTTATCAAGAACCAATGTTGATCTATGAAGTTCACTTAGGTTCATGGAAACGAGATCATGGTAAATTTAGAAAATATAACGAAGTTGTAGATGATCTAATCTCATATGTAAAAGAACATGGTTTTACTCATATTGAATTAATGCCAATATATGAGCATCCGTTAGATGATTCATGGGGCTATCAAGGTACAGGATTCTTTGCAGCAACATCACGTTATGGTGTACCAAAAGATTTAATGTATTTTATTGATCGTTGTCATCAAGCAGGAATTGGTGTCATTATTGACTGGGTTTTAGGTCATATCAATAAAGATAGTTTTGGATTACATAAATTTGATGGTTCATATTTATATGAATTTGAAAACAAAAAAGTGAGGGAAAATATCACTTGGGGTACCGCAAATTTAGATTTTAATAAAGGTATTACGAAAAGTTTTATGTTATCTGCTCTAAATTTTTGGGTAGATTACTTCCATGTAGATGGATTTAGAATTGATGCAGTCTCTAATTTAATTTATCACCTTGGAAATAAAGATATGGGTGAAAATAGCGGAGCAATTCAATTTGTAAAGGAAATTTCAAATCATTTATTCGCAAAAGATGACAGAATCATTTTTGCTGCAGAAGATTCAACAGATTATCCTAGAGTAACTTGGCCAACAGATGTTGGAGGGCTTGGATTTAATTATAAATGGAATATGGGGTTCATGAATGATACTTTAAAATATTTTAAAGAAGATCCGATTCATAGAAAGTATCATCACGATAAGATTACATTTGGTTTAGTTTACGCGTTCAATGAACAATTCATTTTGCCATTTAGTCATGATGAAGTTGTTCATATGAAAGGTACATTATTAACAAGAATGCCAGGAACATATGAAGATAGGTTTAGAAACTGGCGATTATTAATGACACTTTATATGACTCATCCAGGTAAGAAATTACTATTTATGGGTCAAGAATTTGCACAAGTTGCAGAATGGGATTTTAAAAAAGAATTAGATTGGAATTTACTTCAATATCCAATTCATGATGCTGCAAAAAGATATTTTAGAGATTTAGCTTTAGTTTATCGTCATCACGATGCATTATATCGATATGACCACAATGAAAAAGGATTTAAATGGTTAATTGTTGATCACAGAGATTCTTCAGTATTTGCATATCTTAGAAGTAGTGATTTAGAGGACTTGGTAGTTGTTTTAAATATGACACCAGTATTTTATGATCACTATGAAATAGGTGTACCTTTTGATGGTTATTATGAAGAAATATTAAATTCAGATAAGGATATTTATGCAGGTGGTAACCAATATAATGGTGCACTTATTAAAGCAATCCCTGAAGGTAGAAATGGCCAACCTTACCATATCAAAGTTAAATTAGGTAGTTTAACAG
Coding sequences within:
- the glgB gene encoding 1,4-alpha-glucan branching protein GlgB, encoding MGYTNEHVDLYLLGKNYLAYDFLGSHLNKNEQGEVVSTTFTVYAPNAKEVRLISSDNNFEGWKHVLTKIHPQGIWSITIPRNLEWVTYRYEIHLNNGKVLYKSDPFAYFAEERPANASKVYDIDGYQWHDQDWFRLKKKVYQEPMLIYEVHLGSWKRDHGKFRKYNEVVDDLISYVKEHGFTHIELMPIYEHPLDDSWGYQGTGFFAATSRYGVPKDLMYFIDRCHQAGIGVIIDWVLGHINKDSFGLHKFDGSYLYEFENKKVRENITWGTANLDFNKGITKSFMLSALNFWVDYFHVDGFRIDAVSNLIYHLGNKDMGENSGAIQFVKEISNHLFAKDDRIIFAAEDSTDYPRVTWPTDVGGLGFNYKWNMGFMNDTLKYFKEDPIHRKYHHDKITFGLVYAFNEQFILPFSHDEVVHMKGTLLTRMPGTYEDRFRNWRLLMTLYMTHPGKKLLFMGQEFAQVAEWDFKKELDWNLLQYPIHDAAKRYFRDLALVYRHHDALYRYDHNEKGFKWLIVDHRDSSVFAYLRSSDLEDLVVVLNMTPVFYDHYEIGVPFDGYYEEILNSDKDIYAGGNQYNGALIKAIPEGRNGQPYHIKVKLGSLTGLILRHKK